The DNA sequence GGATCGAAGAGGTTGGTGTCCTGCCGGTAGAACAGCTTGAAGCCGGCGAACGGCAGCGCGAACTGGCGATTGACCGCGCGGTAGCTCGCCCGCTTCAACGGCCGCGGACCGAATCCGTCCATGTCGAGCACGAGATCGATGCCCCCGCGCGCCCGGATCTCCGGCTTGTCGGGCAGCATGCCAATCGTGAACTGGTGCACGATGACCACCTTCGGCGGGAGCGCCCGCGCGAGCCGGACGCGCTCGACGGCGTCGAGCGCCGCGTTGATCTCGCTCGCGTGCATGTGACCGATCGCGCCGCCCGGACGCTGCCCCTCGCTCATGGCGAATTCGGGATCGAGCGCGAGATGGACGTCCGGTTCGGCCAGCATCGGCAGCAGATACTGGATCTCGTCGGCGACGGTGGAGCGCCCCGGCTGCACATCGAGAACGAGCGCGAACCCGTAGCGTCTCGCCTCGGCGAGCAAGGCCGTCATCAACTCGAGGGACTCGCGCCGCCGCCAGCGGCCGTCGGTGCCGGCCGTCTTCTGGGCCACCACGGCGACCAGATGAAAGGCCGGGAGTACGCGCTTGGCCGTCAGCGGCGCGTAGCACGCAGCTTGACCACGCAGGGCGGCGGCACGCGCTTCTCCCTCAGCCTGGCCGAGCACGCCCATTGCCGCACTGTGCGGGTTGCCGTACCAGGTGACGAGCAGGTGCGATGCGAGCAGCGACGCCGCGGGCCGCGTCGCCACAGGTGTGGCCGCCGCATGAAAGCCGGCCAGCGAGAGCACGAAGACACTCGCGGCCATACGGAGCCCGGAGGCCTGATGCTGCATGTGTCAACCCGCCTGCCAGCTACGCGGCGACGCCTTGACCCAGGTGCGCCATGCTGGGCGACGCCGCTGGCGGTGTAACGCTGCGTCGAGCCGGTGGTCGTATCCGCGTTCGTCGCCGAACTCGACGAACCGTTGATACCGGCCGTACTCGAGCGTGTGGCGGTCGATGATCATGAACCGGGCGCGGCGGACTCGCGGCATCCGGTAGACGGGGACCGGCTGACCGACTGCCGTGGGCATCGCTCACCTGCCGCAGGTGATCCGAGCAAGACCCGCGCCGCGATGCCGACGGCGAGACACCCTAGAAGGCAGGCGCGGACCCGAGCGCCCGCCGCGACATTTTCAGCGCGCACCTGCGAAGGAATTCGCGCTTGAGGCGAGTCTCGCAACGCCGCCGCAGACCCCTGCTGGATTCAAGGTGAGTCTGTATGCCGGCGCCGACGGCTACATCTTCTCGATCAAAGACACGCTGGATCCGTGTCGGTTCGCCATCTTCTCCGATTCGGCCGGCGTGCTGTATGAAAGCAGCCTGTCGCCATGGTAACGGCACCCGCCAACGGCAGCCCCACCGCTCCGCTTGCGCGCGACCAGCGGGTGGCCGTCGCGGGTCCCGTGATTCCCTGGGGCGGATACGCGACGTCGCGATAGTCTCTGCGCTCACTCGCAGCGCAAGGCCTCGATCGGGTTGACCCGGCTCGCGCGGCGGGCCGGGATCCAGCCGGCGACGACGGCGACCGTGCCGAGGGCGAGCGCGACGGCGGCGATTGTGGTCGCGTCTGCTGGTCGCACTCCGAACAGCAATCCTTCCAGCGCCGGGCCGGCCAGCAACAGCAGGCCGGTGCCGATCGCGAGACCGATCGCGGCGAGTTTTCCGATCTGCACCAGGATCAACCGCAACACATCGGTCGATTCGGCACCCACAGCCATCCGCACGCCGATCTCCTGCGTCCGGGCGCTCACCGATTGCGACATGACGCCGTAGATCCCGACCGCGGCGAGGACCAGCGCGACCATCGCGAAGGTACCGAGCAGCAGCGCCGCGATCCGCTGCTGGAACGCCGACATCGCGACCGCCTCCCTCATCGTCTGGATCGCGTAGACCGGCTGCTCCGGATCGATGGTGGTCACGGCCGCGCGGACGGGCGACACCATCCCCGCAGCATCGCCGGCCGACCGCACCAGGAGGAACAACTGGTTCCACGCGTCGCGTCCCTGCTCCATCGGGATGAAGAGCTCGGGTCGCACCATCGCGCCGGCGCCGTTGTTCCTGGCGTCGCCGACGACGCCCACGATCTCGATCCAGCTTCCCGGTCCGCTGCGGCCGACGATGCGGACGCGCGAGGTGAGCGGATCGCGATCCACGAGATGTCGGGCGACGAACGCCTGGTTGACGATGGCGCGGCGCGGCGCGGCCGGCGTGTCCTCGCTTCCGAAGAAGCGTCCGCGGAGGAGCGGGATGGCGATCGTCCGGAAGTAATCGCGCGACGCCACGGTGGTGTTGGCCGTGGGCAGGGTGGTCCCCGTTGCCGCGACGCCCTCGACTTCAACCTGGGAGCTGAACGGTCCCACAGGCGGGAACTGCGACACCATCGCGACGCTCGTCACGCCGGGCACGTTCTGCACCCGTCGGATCAGCTCCTCGAAGAAGGACGTCACCGCCTCGCCGGTGGGATACTTCTGCTGCGGCAGCGTCAGCCGCATGGTGAGGACGTTCTCGGGATTGAACCCGAGGTCCGCGCGCTGCAGATTGACCACGCTGCGCATCAGGAGGCCGGCGCCCAGGAGAAGGACGACCGAGAGGGCCATCTCGGCGACGATGAGCACCTGGCGCATGCGACTGCCGGCCCGGTTCGTGCCGCTGCGCCCGTCCGACTTCAACGATTCGTACGGATCGGTGCGACTGGCGTGAAGGGCTGGCAGTAGCGCGACAAGGACAGCTGCCGCCGTTGCGAGCGCCGCACTCCAGACCAGCACGCGGCCATTGATCGTGGCGTCGAGACCCAGGTTGGCGAACGTCGATGGGATCAAGAGCCCGGCGAACTTCAGGCCGATGGAGGCGAGGACCAGGCCGCCGGCCGCGCCGAAAAAGGCCAGCAGCATGCTCTCCGTCAGGAGCTGCCTGGCAATGCGCCAGCGCGCCGCTCCGAGCGCGAGGCGAACGGCGACTTCCCGGGTCCTCATCGTGGCCCGCGCCAGCATCAGACTGGAGAGGTTGGCGCACGCGATCAGCAGCACGAGGCCTACGGCACACAGCATGAGGAACGCCGCCGGCCGCAGATCCTGGAACAGGGCGGCAGCCCACGGTGTCGCGATCAGGCGCCAGCCTTCGTACTCCTTGAAGGAGGCGAGATGCGTCTGTTGGACCTGCCGTGCAATCGCGGCGAGCTCGGCGTTCGCCCGCTCGAGTGCCACGCCGGGCGCGAGCCGTCCGAGAATGGTGAACTGTCGCGCGGCGCGCGGCACGTCCGTGGCACTGGCGCCCCAGGGGATCCAGAGGTCCGCCCCGATCAGGACGAGCTCCGGCGGCATCACGCCCACCACCGTCGTGGCCTCACCGCCAATCCGGATGCTGCGTCCGACGATCTGCGGGTCCGCGCCGAACCGCGACTGCCAGAGTCGATGACTGAGGATGGCGACGCGCGGACCGCGGGGCGCCAGCTCCTCGGCGGTGAACCCGCGGCCGAGGTGCGGGGGCAATCCGATCACCGGGAACAGGTCGTCGAGCAGCAGTGCGGTGAAAACCCGCTCCGGCACGTCACCGCCCGACACATTGCGGTTCCCGAGGTCGAAGGCGCCGAAGTGCGAGAAGGAACGCGCGGCGCGGATATCCCCGTACTCCGCCGGGGAAAGCGCCTCGACATAGGTCGTGTCCGACGAGACCTTCGGGAACGTGACCCCGATCGAAACGAGCCGGCCGGGATCGGGATATCGGAACGGGTTGAAGACGAATCCATCCAGCAAGCCGAAGATCAGGCTGTTGCCACCGATCGCCAGCGCCAGCGACAGCACCGCGATCGCGGTGAACCGCGGGCGCCTGACGAACTGTCGAAAGGAATAGCGGACGTCCTGCGCAAGCGTTTCCATGAAGCCTCTTCTCGCTGGTTTGGAGAGTTGAGGGACCCCGCGGCGGCGCATGCCGGGGAGACAATCAGGCCTGGCGCGCGTGCGCAGACGCCATGAGGCCACGACCACATCCACGATGAGAAACCGCCAGAGGGCAAGCGCGCCGCGCAGGCCGCGGTGTCTGCCGTCGGCTCGCTCCATTTCGAATGCGGCGAGCAGCTCTCGTTCGTACTGTTGGCGGAACGCGCGAGGATAGGCTCGCAGCAGCAGCCGGTACAAGGCGTTCACGCGAGTCCCTTGCGCAGCTTCGGATGGGCGCGCGCCCGGTCGACGATGGCGCCGAGCCGGTGGATCTCGTCTTCCAGGGCGGCCCACCCCTCGGCGGTGAGGGCGTAATAGCGGCGCTGCGCCTGCTGTCCATTCTCCGCATCCGCGCCGCTCGTCTCCGCGATCAGCCCGGCCTCCAGCAGCCGCTGAATCGCCTCGTAGAGCGTGCCCGGCCCGAGCCGGATCGCGCCCCCGGTCCGTTCCTGGACGTCCTGCTTGATCGCGTAGCCGTGCCGCGCCCCCTCGGCGAGCGCGAGCAGAATATGGATGACGGGGAGCGAAAGGGCCTTGCGAGGCTCGGGTGCGGGCTTTCGGGGCATAGACGTATCGTTAGACGATACGTCTATGCAAAGAGTTTACTCGCAGTTGGCAGAGCCGCAAGGCGTCCTAGCCGAAGAGGCAGGACTGAGTGCAGCAACTCGCGCTACACAGGGACCGCCTTCAACGCCTGCGCGTCCCATTTGAACGACCGGCCCTGACGTACGGCCATGACGCCGAGGATACAGGGCAGCGAGGCGTGGAATCCGATCTCGAGGTCGGAGACCGGCTTCCGACGCGACTTGACGCAATCGAGGAAATTGCGCGTATGCGCGATGGTGTGCGGATCGTCCTGGTAGTTCTCCGCGTAATCCTTGCGCGTGTATTCGAACGGCATCGTCAGCGCGGGCGCCGGTGCCGGCGCCGTCCCGGCCGCCGCCGGAGCGCCCGCGCCACGACGGCCGGCGCCGCCGGCGCGCTGCGGCCGCGGCCGCATCTCGTAGCCGACGCGGTTGACGAGCAGACTGCCTTGCGGGCCGTAGAAGTAGTTGCCGCGCCGATCGAACTCCCCCTGACGCGCCTCGGAGAGAATGTTGGTGAACGTCATGACGAACTCGGGATACTGCCACGTCACGGAGAACGAGTCCGGAGACTGGTCGCGCTCCGGGTTGACGAGGTTCACGTACTGCGCGGAGCCGCTCGTCAGCAGCGGAGCGGCGCTCTGCGCCTCGAGATACCAGAGCGCGACGTCGGTCAGGTGCACGCCCCAGTCGGTAATCAGGCCGCCGCCATAGTCCCAGTAGCCGCGCCAGCTGCGGTGGCGGCCCACCTTGTAGGGATGTCGCGGCGCCGGCCCCTGGAACATGTCCCAGTTGAGTCCCGCCGGCGGCGCGGTGGGCTCCTCCGGGCCGCGGCCGTAGCCGGTGCCGGGATAGAGGAGCACGGCGTGCGTCACCTTGCCCAGCTTGCCCGACTGGACGATCTCCGCCGCTTCCTGGAAGTGGGGACCGGACCGCTGCTGGGTGCCCAGCTGCACGACCCGGTTGGATCCGCGGTACGCCTTCAGCGCGGAGACGGCCCGCTCGATGGTGTTCGACAGCGGCTTCTCGACGTAGACGTCCTTGCCCGCCTTGATCGCGTCGGTCAGGATGTCACAGTGCCAGTGGTCGGGCGTGGCGATGAACACCGCGTCCACGTCCTTGCGGTCGAGGACGCGGCGATAGTCTTCAACGGCGTCCACCTTGCTGCCGGCCTGCACGGTATGGGCGGACCGGGCGAACGCGTTGACGCGTGCGTCCAGCCGTTCCTTGAACACGTCGCACGCGGCCACGAACTGCATGTCCTGATGCCGCAGGAAGAAATCGGTGACTTGTCCGCCGCGGTTGCCGCACCCGATCAGCGCCATCCGCACGCGATCGTTGGCGCCTTGCACGCGCTTCCACGCGTGCGCGGGCGTGGCCGACAGGAGCGCGACTCCAGCGGCCGCGCCGAGGAAGTCACGCCGCGTCAGTTTGCTGTCCGTGATGCCCATGCTCATCTCCTTGGGACGCCGCAGCGTCATCTGCAATCGCGTAGAGGATATCGTCGCTGCCGATGAAATAGCACCCTGAAATTGACTCGGGCATCAACCCTGGTTTACTCTAGGCATCCTCTAACTAGGTATTACGCGATGCCGTCATCAGATCGCTCCGATCTCTTTCCTGGCGCGTTGGAGATGATGATTCTCCAGACGCTGCGCCGTGGCCCCCGGCACGGTTATGAACTGGCGCAAGCCATCCGACGCGCGTCGGACGACCTCGTGCATGTGGAGGAGGGTTCGCTGTATCCCGCGCTGCAGCGCATGCTCAAGGCCGGCTGGCTGTCCGCCGAATGGGGCAAGTCGGCGCGCAACCGTGAGGTACGCATCTACACACTCACCGCCGCGGGGCGCAGGCAGCTGGAGCGGAAGGCTGGTGCGTTCGAACGGCTGATGACCGGCATCACGAAGGTCATGCGGGCGAGAGAGTCATGACTGCGTGGCGGTGGCTCTTCGGTCGTCGCGCGGACACCGAGCTGGCGCGGGAGATCGACGCCCACATTGCCGAGCGCGTCGACGAGCTGGTGGACGAGGGGTGGAGCGAGGCCGACGCGACGGCGCAGGCACGGCGCGAGTTCGGCAACAGGACCTTGCAGATCGAACGCAGCCGTGAGGTCTGGATAGCGCCCTGGTTGTCGAGCGTGTGGCAGGACCTTCGCTACGCGGCGCGATCGATGGCAAGGCAGCCGGGATTTGCCGTGAGCGTGATCGGGATTCTCGCGTTCGGCATCGGACCTGTCACGGCCCTGTTCTCGATGGTCAACGGCAGGGTGTTGCGTCCATGGCCGGTGCGCGATCCGTCCTCGATCGTGATCGTCAAGCCGATTCCTGGACCGAAAGAGCAGTACGGCGACCTGTCGAACGAGGAGTACCGGTATCTCCGCGAACATACCCGTACGCTGACGCATCTGGCGACGTGGCGGCCTGGCGGCGGCCCGATCGCCTACGGCACGACGAACGCCTCCGTCCAATGGAACTTCGTGAGCGCCAACTATTTCGACATGCTGCGTGTCGGAATGCACATGGGACGCGGGTTCCTTCCCGAAGAAGAGGACTATGCGTCGCCGCGAGCCGTGGCGGTCATCAGCGAGCGCCTGTGGCGCGAGTACTTCGGCGCGCCGGCGTCAATCCTCGGCGACACCATCCTCGTGTACGGCCAGCCGTTCACGATCGTTGGCGTGGCGGAAGCGCGCTTTTTCGACGTCGAATGGCACGTCCGCCGTGACGTGTGGATGCCGCTCCCGTCCGTAGCCCTCGCACTCGCCGCGCTCGAGAGCCCGGGGGCGCAGCTCGCGCGTCTTGCCGACCCGCGCGGGGGCGGTGTCGAACGGGTGGCAGGACGTCTGGCACCCGGCACCTCGAGAGCCGCAGCGCTCGCCGAGCTCGACGTGCTTGGCCGGCAATTCCGCAGCACCGTTCCGATGGACGCGCACGGATATGCCCTGCGCGATACGCGACCCGTCAGTCTGGATCCGAAAGCCCTGTCCCGGCAGCTGCCGGTGCTGACCACGCTGTTCGGCGCGCTGATGCTGGTGATGCTGCTCGCGTGCGCGAACGCGGGCAACCTGATCCTGGCCCGCGGTCTGTCACGCCAGCGCGAGCTCGCCATCAGGCTGTCGCTCGGCGCCAGCCGCTGGCGCGTCACGCGGCAGCTGGTGACCGAAGCCTTGCTCATGGCGGTAGTGGCGAGCGGTGTCGGTCTCGGCGTTGGTGTGCTTGGACTGCAGATCATGGTTCGCAGCACGGGCTCGCCGCTGTTGGGAAACCCGGATCCGTACATGCCGGATCTTCTGGTGGTGGTGGTGACGATCGCCCTGGCGTTCCTCGCCTGCCTGGCATCGAGCGTGTTCCCGTCTTTGCGGTCGACACGCATCAGCATCGCCGCGCGCACCGCCGAGAGCGGCGCCGGCCGCCCGGGTGCCGGCCGGCTGCGGACGACCCTGCTCGCCGTGCAACTGGCGGTGTCGCTGGTCCTGCTCGTCGCTGCCGGGCTGCTGACGCGCGCCGTGGGCCATGCGATGACGCTCGATCCAGGCTTCGCCATTCACGAGTCGCAGGCGGTCTCCCTGCGATTGCCGCCAGGTGCCTCGAGGGAGCGATCGGCAGTGTTCCAGCGCACGTTGCGCGACGCGCTCGAAGGCGGGCAGCTGCCGCCGCTCGCGTTCAGCGAGTCCACGGCGATCACGACCTCGCACCGAAGCATCCCTTTCCGTCGTGGCGACGATGGTCCGGGCACGAGTCGAGCCACCATCATCGCTCGGGACGTGTCGGGGAGCTACTTCAGCGTCCTGGACATTCCGCTGGTTGCCGGTCGTACTCTGGCGGATGACGCACGCGCACCGGAGGTCGTCGTCAATCAATCCGCGGCCCGACTGTTCTGGCCGAACGGCGACCCGCTCGGCAAGCGCCTCGTGACCGGCAATGGCGACGCGGGCCAGCAATACACCGTCGTCGGTGTGGCGAAGGATGTTCCGGTCACGACGCTGTCGGAGATCCCGCCGGTCGCGTACCGATCGCTTCAATCGGGGGGCCTGGTGCTCGTGCGCGATCTGTCGCCGGCGATCGTCGAGCGCATCGTGGCGGTGGCGCGCGGCATCGAGCCGAAGGTCGAGTTTGCCGCGCGACCGCTGGCTGAGGACATCCGGATGGCGACGCGCGACGTGGCGGCGGCGAGCCGGTTTTCATGGGCGGTTGGCCTGCTCGCGCTGATCCTGGCGACCGCCGGCGCCTTCGGCGTCTTCGCCTACGCCGTCGAAGAACGGCGGCGCGAGATTGGCGTGCGCCTGGCGCTCGGCGCGCAGGCGGCGCAGGTCGTGTGGATCGTCATCGGCGGCGCGCGCTGGCCGCTGCTCCTGGGCCTGGGCGGCGGACTCGTGTTGTCCTTCGCTGCTGCGCCGCTGATCCGCCGCTTCCTCTACGGCCTCACGCCGTTCGACGCGATTACCTACCTCACCACGTCCGCCCTTCTGGTGGCGGCGGCGCTGGTGGCGACCTGGATTCCGGCGCAGCGCGCGATCCGGATCGACCCCGCGATCACGCTGCGGGCGGATTGACGATTAACGTCGCTCGGCCGCTATCCATTCTTCTTGAAACCAGCCATTTGCCCAGCTTTCGCATCTGACCCTCAACGGCTCCGTTACGCGTCGGACTTACAGGGAGTCTCGAGCGTTGCATCCCTGAAAGCCGACGGGCAGCACTTGGCAAGCACCAGTCGAAGCTCGCGCAATTCCCCCGCAATGGAGAAACTGGCCTCTACTCGCTTCTGTGCGGCGACGCCCATCGTCCTACGAAGATCTTCATCAAATAGCAGCCGAACCGTACGGTCAGCCATCGCTTGACAATCGCCTGGCGGTACGAGAAAGCCGGTCTCGCCGTCTTGCACGGCCTCAGGAATACCGGCGTGGTGGGTAGAGACTACGGGAACGCCCTCCGCCATCGCCTCCAGAATCGACACCGGCAACCCCTCCTCGTCCCCATCCAGCGCCGTAACGCTGTGTTGCAGAAACAGGTCAGCGTCGCCCAGGAGCAGGCACGCTGGCATTCGGCAACTCGCCCAACAGGTGGACGCAG is a window from the Vicinamibacterales bacterium genome containing:
- a CDS encoding ABC transporter permease, which codes for METLAQDVRYSFRQFVRRPRFTAIAVLSLALAIGGNSLIFGLLDGFVFNPFRYPDPGRLVSIGVTFPKVSSDTTYVEALSPAEYGDIRAARSFSHFGAFDLGNRNVSGGDVPERVFTALLLDDLFPVIGLPPHLGRGFTAEELAPRGPRVAILSHRLWQSRFGADPQIVGRSIRIGGEATTVVGVMPPELVLIGADLWIPWGASATDVPRAARQFTILGRLAPGVALERANAELAAIARQVQQTHLASFKEYEGWRLIATPWAAALFQDLRPAAFLMLCAVGLVLLIACANLSSLMLARATMRTREVAVRLALGAARWRIARQLLTESMLLAFFGAAGGLVLASIGLKFAGLLIPSTFANLGLDATINGRVLVWSAALATAAAVLVALLPALHASRTDPYESLKSDGRSGTNRAGSRMRQVLIVAEMALSVVLLLGAGLLMRSVVNLQRADLGFNPENVLTMRLTLPQQKYPTGEAVTSFFEELIRRVQNVPGVTSVAMVSQFPPVGPFSSQVEVEGVAATGTTLPTANTTVASRDYFRTIAIPLLRGRFFGSEDTPAAPRRAIVNQAFVARHLVDRDPLTSRVRIVGRSGPGSWIEIVGVVGDARNNGAGAMVRPELFIPMEQGRDAWNQLFLLVRSAGDAAGMVSPVRAAVTTIDPEQPVYAIQTMREAVAMSAFQQRIAALLLGTFAMVALVLAAVGIYGVMSQSVSARTQEIGVRMAVGAESTDVLRLILVQIGKLAAIGLAIGTGLLLLAGPALEGLLFGVRPADATTIAAVALALGTVAVVAGWIPARRASRVNPIEALRCE
- a CDS encoding PadR family transcriptional regulator, with the translated sequence MPRKPAPEPRKALSLPVIHILLALAEGARHGYAIKQDVQERTGGAIRLGPGTLYEAIQRLLEAGLIAETSGADAENGQQAQRRYYALTAEGWAALEDEIHRLGAIVDRARAHPKLRKGLA
- a CDS encoding Gfo/Idh/MocA family oxidoreductase; amino-acid sequence: MTLRRPKEMSMGITDSKLTRRDFLGAAAGVALLSATPAHAWKRVQGANDRVRMALIGCGNRGGQVTDFFLRHQDMQFVAACDVFKERLDARVNAFARSAHTVQAGSKVDAVEDYRRVLDRKDVDAVFIATPDHWHCDILTDAIKAGKDVYVEKPLSNTIERAVSALKAYRGSNRVVQLGTQQRSGPHFQEAAEIVQSGKLGKVTHAVLLYPGTGYGRGPEEPTAPPAGLNWDMFQGPAPRHPYKVGRHRSWRGYWDYGGGLITDWGVHLTDVALWYLEAQSAAPLLTSGSAQYVNLVNPERDQSPDSFSVTWQYPEFVMTFTNILSEARQGEFDRRGNYFYGPQGSLLVNRVGYEMRPRPQRAGGAGRRGAGAPAAAGTAPAPAPALTMPFEYTRKDYAENYQDDPHTIAHTRNFLDCVKSRRKPVSDLEIGFHASLPCILGVMAVRQGRSFKWDAQALKAVPV
- a CDS encoding PadR family transcriptional regulator — protein: MPSSDRSDLFPGALEMMILQTLRRGPRHGYELAQAIRRASDDLVHVEEGSLYPALQRMLKAGWLSAEWGKSARNREVRIYTLTAAGRRQLERKAGAFERLMTGITKVMRARES
- a CDS encoding ABC transporter permease, yielding MTAWRWLFGRRADTELAREIDAHIAERVDELVDEGWSEADATAQARREFGNRTLQIERSREVWIAPWLSSVWQDLRYAARSMARQPGFAVSVIGILAFGIGPVTALFSMVNGRVLRPWPVRDPSSIVIVKPIPGPKEQYGDLSNEEYRYLREHTRTLTHLATWRPGGGPIAYGTTNASVQWNFVSANYFDMLRVGMHMGRGFLPEEEDYASPRAVAVISERLWREYFGAPASILGDTILVYGQPFTIVGVAEARFFDVEWHVRRDVWMPLPSVALALAALESPGAQLARLADPRGGGVERVAGRLAPGTSRAAALAELDVLGRQFRSTVPMDAHGYALRDTRPVSLDPKALSRQLPVLTTLFGALMLVMLLACANAGNLILARGLSRQRELAIRLSLGASRWRVTRQLVTEALLMAVVASGVGLGVGVLGLQIMVRSTGSPLLGNPDPYMPDLLVVVVTIALAFLACLASSVFPSLRSTRISIAARTAESGAGRPGAGRLRTTLLAVQLAVSLVLLVAAGLLTRAVGHAMTLDPGFAIHESQAVSLRLPPGASRERSAVFQRTLRDALEGGQLPPLAFSESTAITTSHRSIPFRRGDDGPGTSRATIIARDVSGSYFSVLDIPLVAGRTLADDARAPEVVVNQSAARLFWPNGDPLGKRLVTGNGDAGQQYTVVGVAKDVPVTTLSEIPPVAYRSLQSGGLVLVRDLSPAIVERIVAVARGIEPKVEFAARPLAEDIRMATRDVAAASRFSWAVGLLALILATAGAFGVFAYAVEERRREIGVRLALGAQAAQVVWIVIGGARWPLLLGLGGGLVLSFAAAPLIRRFLYGLTPFDAITYLTTSALLVAAALVATWIPAQRAIRIDPAITLRAD
- a CDS encoding glycosyltransferase; translated protein: MPACLLLGDADLFLQHSVTALDGDEEGLPVSILEAMAEGVPVVSTHHAGIPEAVQDGETGFLVPPGDCQAMADRTVRLLFDEDLRRTMGVAAQKRVEASFSIAGELRELRLVLAKCCPSAFRDATLETPCKSDA